Proteins encoded together in one Acidobacteriota bacterium window:
- a CDS encoding heavy metal-responsive transcriptional regulator — protein MTVGQVAAQADVNVQTVRLYERLGLLKKPGRRASGYREYTEDAVMSIRFVKQAKGLGFTLTEIKSLLDMRESGAHTIVEMRALAEARLNAIDEKIRQLQSMREAIHHGLSRCDCPEQFPACVFVKLFDRESKT, from the coding sequence ATGACGGTCGGTCAAGTAGCGGCGCAGGCAGACGTCAACGTTCAGACGGTTCGTCTCTATGAGCGACTCGGACTGCTCAAGAAGCCCGGCCGGCGCGCGTCGGGTTACCGAGAGTACACCGAGGACGCGGTGATGTCGATTCGGTTCGTAAAGCAAGCCAAGGGATTGGGCTTCACTCTCACCGAGATAAAATCGCTGCTGGATATGCGCGAGAGCGGGGCTCACACAATTGTGGAGATGCGGGCGCTCGCCGAGGCCAGACTCAATGCGATAGACGAGAAAATCCGCCAGCTCCAGTCTATGCGTGAGGCAATTCATCATGGCCTGAGCCGCTGCGATTGCCCCGAGCAGTTCCCCGCGTGCGTGTTCGTCAAGCTCTTTGATCGAGAATCGAAAACTTAA
- a CDS encoding YciI family protein: protein MRKLIGCAAIMCWPAVAVPTSITKAQEFKVEMGAFYLCLLVKPANWTGAQKAEAQQLFPAHSKHVQSLIASGKAAIAGPFGDDTRIAGVFVLNASSAEEARAWEEADPLVKVGGFSVEVLKWWAAKGVMKPPAQPMKMTTYYFAFLRRGPKWTGTRTPETEKLQADHMAHINSMASSGKLVIAGPFENAGEYAGVFVFKVNSIDEAKALAEGDPTVKTGRLVIDIHSWLVPEGSLP, encoded by the coding sequence TTGAGGAAACTGATTGGGTGCGCGGCCATCATGTGTTGGCCGGCGGTTGCCGTTCCGACTTCGATTACGAAAGCGCAAGAATTCAAAGTCGAGATGGGGGCCTTTTATTTGTGCTTGCTTGTCAAACCGGCAAACTGGACCGGCGCCCAGAAGGCTGAAGCGCAACAGCTTTTCCCGGCCCATTCCAAACACGTGCAAAGCCTTATAGCCAGCGGCAAGGCCGCGATCGCCGGTCCATTCGGCGACGACACGCGAATCGCCGGAGTATTTGTGCTCAACGCTTCCTCTGCAGAGGAGGCGCGAGCATGGGAAGAAGCAGATCCCCTGGTGAAGGTGGGAGGCTTTTCGGTGGAAGTCCTGAAGTGGTGGGCCGCCAAGGGCGTCATGAAGCCGCCTGCGCAGCCAATGAAAATGACTACTTACTACTTTGCTTTCCTGCGCCGCGGCCCGAAATGGACCGGCACGCGAACACCTGAAACCGAAAAGCTTCAGGCAGACCACATGGCCCACATCAACAGCATGGCGAGCTCGGGCAAGCTGGTGATTGCCGGTCCCTTCGAGAACGCCGGGGAGTACGCAGGAGTATTTGTGTTCAAGGTTAACTCGATCGATGAGGCCAAAGCGCTGGCTGAAGGGGACCCGACGGTCAAGACTGGGAGACTGGTGATCGACATTCATTCCTGGCTCGTGCCCGAGGGTTCGTTGCCTTAG